A portion of the Gorilla gorilla gorilla isolate KB3781 chromosome X, NHGRI_mGorGor1-v2.1_pri, whole genome shotgun sequence genome contains these proteins:
- the MORF4L2 gene encoding mortality factor 4-like protein 2: MSSRKQGSQPRGQQSAEEENFKKPTRSNMQRSKMRGASSGKKTAGPQQKNLEPALPGRWGGRSAENPPSGSVRKTRKNKQKTPGNGDGGSTSEAPQPPRKKRARADPTVESEEAFKNRMEVKVKIPEELKPWLVEDWDLVTRQKQLFQLPAKKNVDAILEEYANCKKSQGNVDNKEYAVNEVVAGIKEYFNVMLGTQLLYKFERPQYAEILLAHPDAPMSQVYGAPHLLRLFVRIGAMLAYTPLDEKSLALLLGYLHDFLKYLAKNSASLFTASDYKVASAEYHRKAL; encoded by the coding sequence ATGAGTTCCAGAAAGCAGGGTTCTCAACCTCGTGGACAGCAATCTGCAGAAGAAGAGAACTTCAAAAAACCAACTAGAAGCAACATGCAGAGAAGTAAAATGAGAGGGGCCTCCTCGGGAAAGAAGACAGCTGGTCCACAGCAGAAAAATCTTGAACCAGCTCTCCCAGGAAGATGGGGGGGTCGCTCTGCAGAGAACCCCCCTTCAGGATCCGTGAGGAAGACCAGAAAGAACAAGCAGAAGACTCCTGGAAACGGAGATGGTGGCAGTACCAGCGAAGCACCTCAGCCCCCTCGGAAGAAAAGGGCCCGGGCAGACCCCACTGTTGAAAGTGAGGAGGCGTTTAAGAATAGAATGGAGGTTAAAGTGAAGATTCCTGAAGAATTAAAACCATGGCTTGTTGAGGACTGGGACTTAGTTACCAGGCAGAAGCAGCTGTTTCAACTCCCTGCCAAGAAAAATGTAGATGCAATTCTGGAGGAGTATGCAAATTGCAAGAAATCGCAGGGAAATGTTGATAATAAGGAATATGCGGTTAATGAAGTTGTGGCaggaataaaagaatatttcaatGTGATGTTGGGCACTCAGCTGCTCTACAAATTTGAGAGGCCCCAGTATGCTGAAATCCTCTTGGCTCACCCTGATGCTCCAATGTCCCAGGTTTATGGAGCACCACACCTACTGAGATTATTTGTAAGAATTGGAGCAATGTTGGCCTATACGCCCCTTGATGAGAAAAGCCTTGCATTATTGTTGGGCTATTTGCATGATTTCCTAAAATATCTGGCAAAGAATTCTGCATCTCTCTTTACTGCCAGTGATTACAAAGTGGCTTCTGCTGAGTACCACCGCAAAGCCCTGTGA